A window from Streptomyces sp. NBC_00271 encodes these proteins:
- a CDS encoding glycoside hydrolase family 9 protein: MSAFPLPHRRQRHLTAALLAGALLVGGLATAPSAAGLATAATATTALRVNQVGYLPDGPKRATVVTSAAEALTWRLRTASGTVVASGSTVGRGPDTASGQPTQVADFSSYARTGTGYVLTVDGTASDPFDIRADLYDGLRSDTLAFFYHQRSGIPIEASLVGSAYARPAGHLGVAPNQGDTNVPCQSGVCGYTQDVRGGWYDAGDQGKYVVNGGISTWLLVNSFERAKRAGTASALGDSTLRVPERGNGVPDVLDEARWELDFLMRMQVPDGRPYAGMAFHKVHDAAWTGLPTRPEQDAQPRELHPPSTAATLNLAATAAQCARVFRSYDTAFANRCLTSARKAWTAARANPAMYAPDSDSTGGGAYGDTQVTDEFYWAAAELYATTGERAYRDAVTSSPWHTAANAFTSGGFSWADTAALGRLTLATVRTGLPTADLRRMRASVTAAADGYLSTMAGQGYAVPIPATGYVWGSNSAVTDNAIVMATAQELTGDPRYRAGVLESMDYLLGRNALGRSYVTGYGERYSDNQHHRFWAHQYDPSLPHPPAGSLAGGPNSGLQDPVAQEHLPGCAPQACYIDDIGSYSTNEVAINWNAPLAWLAAYAAEDDCAGGAAPRVSAR, translated from the coding sequence ATGTCCGCTTTCCCGTTGCCCCACCGCCGCCAAAGACACCTGACGGCCGCCTTGCTGGCGGGGGCATTACTCGTCGGGGGCCTCGCGACCGCCCCCTCCGCGGCGGGGCTCGCCACCGCCGCCACGGCGACAACCGCCTTACGGGTCAACCAAGTCGGCTATCTGCCGGACGGTCCCAAGCGCGCGACCGTGGTCACCTCCGCCGCGGAGGCGCTCACCTGGCGGCTGCGCACCGCCTCGGGCACGGTGGTCGCCTCGGGGTCGACCGTCGGCCGGGGCCCGGACACCGCGTCCGGGCAACCGACCCAGGTCGCCGACTTCTCCTCGTACGCGCGGACCGGTACGGGTTACGTCCTGACGGTCGACGGAACGGCCAGCGATCCCTTCGACATTCGCGCGGATCTCTACGACGGGCTGCGCTCCGACACGCTGGCGTTCTTCTACCACCAGCGCAGCGGTATACCGATCGAAGCCTCCCTGGTGGGTTCCGCCTATGCGCGGCCCGCCGGGCATCTCGGAGTCGCTCCCAATCAGGGTGACACGAACGTGCCCTGTCAGTCCGGGGTGTGCGGCTACACGCAGGACGTCAGGGGCGGTTGGTACGACGCGGGCGACCAGGGCAAATACGTCGTGAACGGCGGCATTTCCACCTGGCTGCTCGTCAATTCCTTCGAACGGGCGAAGAGGGCGGGCACCGCGTCCGCGCTCGGCGACTCGACGCTGCGCGTTCCCGAGCGCGGCAATGGCGTCCCCGACGTCCTGGACGAGGCACGCTGGGAGCTCGACTTCCTGATGCGGATGCAGGTCCCGGACGGCAGGCCGTACGCGGGAATGGCGTTCCACAAAGTCCACGACGCCGCCTGGACCGGTCTGCCGACCCGGCCCGAGCAGGACGCCCAGCCGCGTGAGCTCCACCCGCCGTCCACCGCCGCCACCCTCAACCTGGCGGCGACGGCGGCCCAGTGCGCCCGTGTCTTCCGGTCCTACGACACCGCGTTCGCGAACCGTTGCCTCACCTCCGCCCGCAAGGCCTGGACGGCGGCGCGGGCCAACCCGGCGATGTACGCGCCGGATTCGGACAGCACCGGCGGTGGGGCCTATGGCGACACCCAGGTCACCGACGAGTTCTACTGGGCGGCCGCCGAGTTGTACGCCACGACCGGTGAGCGCGCCTACCGGGACGCGGTGACCTCCTCGCCCTGGCACACCGCCGCGAACGCCTTCACGTCCGGCGGCTTCAGCTGGGCCGACACCGCAGCGCTGGGCAGGCTGACGCTGGCGACCGTGCGCACCGGGCTGCCCACGGCCGACCTCCGGCGAATGCGCGCCTCCGTGACCGCCGCCGCGGACGGCTATCTGTCCACCATGGCCGGGCAGGGATACGCCGTCCCGATCCCCGCCACCGGGTACGTCTGGGGCTCCAACAGCGCGGTCACCGACAACGCGATCGTCATGGCCACCGCCCAGGAATTGACCGGGGACCCGCGCTACCGCGCCGGAGTGCTGGAGTCGATGGACTACCTGCTGGGCCGCAACGCCCTGGGCCGGTCGTACGTGACCGGATACGGGGAGCGGTACTCCGACAACCAGCACCACCGCTTCTGGGCGCACCAGTACGACCCCTCGCTGCCGCACCCGCCGGCGGGCTCCCTCGCGGGCGGGCCCAACAGCGGGCTGCAGGACCCGGTCGCGCAGGAGCACCTGCCCGGCTGCGCGCCCCAGGCCTGCTACATCGACGACATCGGCTCGTACTCGACGAACGAGGTGGCCATCAACTGGAACGCGCCGCTGGCGTGGCTGGCCGCCTACGCCGCCGAGGACGACTGCGCGGGCGGCGCCGCGCCGCGCGTCAGTGCCCGCTGA
- a CDS encoding LLM class flavin-dependent oxidoreductase, with translation MRRVTRFSVLDRSRTREGHDAAEALRDTVRLAQELEGLGYDRIWVSEHHGVPGVAGSAPTVLAAAVAAATRTIRVGTGGVMLPNHQPLIVAEQFGVLESLFPGRIDMGLGRSVGFTDGVRRALGRDKDVADDFAGQLDELLGWFRGPSSTGVHARPSEGLTVPPFVLALNEGATIAARAGLPLVIGDFRNREKMRRGIDHYRATFRPSVWAAEPYVVVSGAVAVAETPDEAMRLLLPEAWSMAYARTHGTFPPLPPAERVEDLPMNGKERHFYESALAGQIAGTEKQVEHELEMLIEETGAQEVLVTTSTYDREALLDSFRRLARVAGLTRP, from the coding sequence ATCCGAAGAGTGACGCGTTTCTCCGTCCTTGACCGCTCGCGCACCCGCGAGGGGCACGACGCCGCCGAGGCCCTGCGGGACACCGTGCGTCTGGCCCAGGAGCTGGAAGGGCTCGGATACGACCGGATCTGGGTCTCGGAGCACCATGGCGTGCCCGGGGTCGCCGGATCCGCTCCCACCGTGCTGGCCGCCGCGGTCGCCGCCGCCACCCGGACGATCCGGGTCGGTACCGGCGGGGTGATGCTGCCCAACCACCAGCCCCTGATCGTGGCCGAGCAGTTCGGTGTGCTCGAGTCCCTGTTCCCCGGCCGGATCGACATGGGGCTCGGGCGTTCGGTCGGCTTCACGGACGGGGTGCGCAGGGCGCTGGGGCGGGACAAGGACGTCGCCGACGACTTCGCGGGGCAGCTCGACGAGCTGCTCGGCTGGTTCCGCGGCCCGTCGTCGACGGGGGTGCACGCGCGCCCCTCGGAGGGGCTGACCGTGCCACCCTTCGTACTCGCCCTGAACGAGGGCGCGACGATCGCGGCGCGCGCGGGCCTGCCCCTGGTCATCGGGGACTTCAGGAACCGGGAGAAGATGCGGCGCGGGATCGACCACTACCGCGCGACGTTCCGCCCCTCCGTGTGGGCGGCGGAGCCGTACGTCGTCGTGTCCGGCGCCGTCGCGGTCGCCGAGACCCCGGACGAGGCGATGCGGTTGCTGCTCCCCGAGGCGTGGTCGATGGCGTACGCCCGCACGCACGGCACCTTCCCGCCGCTGCCGCCCGCCGAGCGGGTCGAGGATCTCCCGATGAACGGCAAGGAGCGGCATTTCTACGAGTCGGCGCTCGCGGGGCAGATCGCGGGCACCGAGAAACAGGTCGAGCACGAGCTGGAGATGTTGATCGAGGAGACCGGCGCGCAGGAGGTGCTGGTCACCACCAGTACGTACGACCGCGAGGCCCTGCTGGACTCCTTCCGGAGGCTCGCCCGGGTCGCGGGACTGACCAGGCCCTAG
- a CDS encoding excinuclease ABC subunit UvrA: protein MSDPHRRHDAYVRVRGAREHNLQGVDVDIPRDVLVVFTGVSGSGKSSLAFGTIYAEAQRRYFESVAPYARRLIHQVGAPKVGDITGLPPAVSLQQRRSAPTSRSSVGTVTNLSNSLRMLFSRAGDYPRGAERLDSDAFSPNTAAGACPECHGLGQVHRTTEESLVPDPSLSIRAGAIAAWPGAWQGKNLRDVLDALGYDVDRPWRELPAEQREWILFTDEQPVVTVHPVRDADRIQRPYQGTYMSARRYVMKTFSDSKSATLRARAERFLTSAPCPVCGGSRLRPEALAVTVAGRTIAELAALPLSELAGTLEPRGEAARVLTDDLRARIVPVVELGLGYLSLDRATPTLSAGELQRLRLATQLRSGLFGVVYVLDEPSAGLHPADTEALLTVLDRLKAAGNSVFVVEHHLDVVRGADWLVDVGPRAGEHGGRVLHSGPVAALAGVAESATARFLFDRYPAPQREVRSPQGQLKVGPVSRHNLCGVSAAFPLGVLTAVTGVSGSGKSTLIGEVTEELAGVGRLVSVDQRPIGRTPRSNLATYTGLFDVVRKVFAGAKEARRRGYGVGRFSFNVAGGRCETCQGEGFVSVELLFLPSTYAPCPDCDGARYNPETLEVTYRGRNIAQVLDMTVEAAAEFFADTAPVARSLATLLDVGLGYLRLGQPATELSGGEAQRIKLAGELQRVRRGHTLYLLDEPTTGLHPADVEVLMRQLHGLVDAGHTVVVVEHDMSVVAGADWVIDLGPGGGDAGGRIVAAGPPAEVARAEGSTTAPYLTRALARGR, encoded by the coding sequence ATGTCCGACCCGCACCGCCGCCACGACGCGTACGTCCGTGTGCGGGGCGCCCGCGAGCACAATCTCCAGGGTGTGGACGTCGACATCCCGCGCGATGTCCTCGTGGTCTTCACCGGGGTCTCGGGCTCGGGCAAGTCCTCGCTGGCGTTCGGCACGATCTACGCGGAGGCCCAGCGCCGCTACTTCGAGTCGGTGGCGCCGTACGCGCGACGGCTGATCCACCAGGTCGGGGCGCCGAAGGTCGGGGACATCACCGGGCTGCCGCCCGCGGTCTCGCTCCAGCAGCGCCGCTCGGCGCCCACCTCGCGCTCGTCCGTGGGCACGGTCACCAACCTCTCCAACTCCCTGCGGATGCTGTTCTCACGCGCGGGCGACTATCCGCGGGGCGCCGAACGCCTCGACTCGGACGCCTTCTCGCCGAACACGGCCGCCGGCGCCTGCCCGGAGTGTCACGGTCTCGGCCAGGTCCACCGTACGACCGAGGAGTCGCTGGTCCCGGACCCGTCGCTGTCGATCCGCGCGGGCGCGATCGCGGCGTGGCCCGGCGCCTGGCAGGGCAAGAACCTGCGCGATGTCCTCGACGCGCTGGGGTACGACGTGGACCGGCCGTGGCGCGAGCTGCCGGCCGAGCAGCGGGAGTGGATTCTGTTCACGGACGAGCAGCCGGTCGTCACCGTGCATCCGGTACGGGACGCGGACCGGATCCAACGTCCCTACCAGGGCACGTACATGAGCGCCCGGCGCTACGTCATGAAGACGTTCTCCGATTCGAAGAGCGCGACGCTGCGGGCCAGGGCCGAACGGTTCCTGACCAGCGCCCCGTGCCCGGTGTGCGGCGGCAGCCGGCTGCGTCCCGAGGCGCTGGCGGTGACCGTCGCGGGCCGCACGATCGCCGAACTGGCGGCCCTGCCGCTGTCGGAGCTGGCCGGGACCCTGGAGCCCCGGGGAGAGGCGGCCCGCGTCCTCACCGACGACCTGAGGGCACGGATCGTCCCCGTCGTCGAACTCGGCCTCGGTTACCTCAGCCTCGACCGGGCCACCCCGACCCTCTCCGCGGGCGAGCTGCAACGACTGCGGCTGGCCACGCAGTTGCGCTCCGGTCTGTTCGGTGTCGTGTACGTCCTCGACGAACCGTCCGCGGGTCTGCACCCGGCGGACACGGAGGCCCTGCTCACGGTGCTGGACCGACTGAAGGCGGCGGGCAACTCGGTGTTCGTGGTCGAGCACCATCTGGATGTCGTGCGGGGTGCCGACTGGCTCGTCGACGTCGGTCCGCGGGCGGGTGAGCACGGCGGGCGGGTGCTGCACAGCGGTCCGGTGGCGGCGCTGGCCGGGGTGGCGGAGTCGGCCACGGCCCGCTTCCTCTTCGACCGCTACCCCGCGCCGCAACGTGAAGTGCGTTCCCCACAAGGGCAGTTGAAGGTGGGGCCGGTGAGCCGCCACAACCTGTGCGGGGTGAGCGCCGCGTTCCCGCTCGGTGTGCTCACCGCCGTCACGGGTGTCTCCGGCTCGGGCAAGTCCACCCTCATCGGCGAGGTGACCGAGGAGCTGGCGGGCGTGGGACGGCTCGTCTCCGTCGACCAGAGGCCCATCGGCCGTACCCCACGCTCGAATCTCGCCACCTACACGGGCCTCTTCGATGTCGTGCGCAAGGTCTTCGCCGGGGCGAAGGAGGCGCGAAGGCGCGGCTACGGGGTGGGGCGCTTCTCCTTCAACGTCGCGGGCGGGCGCTGCGAGACCTGCCAGGGTGAGGGATTCGTGAGCGTGGAGCTGCTGTTCCTGCCGAGCACCTACGCTCCCTGCCCGGACTGCGACGGGGCGCGCTACAACCCCGAGACGCTCGAGGTGACATACCGCGGACGGAACATCGCGCAGGTCCTGGACATGACGGTGGAGGCCGCGGCGGAGTTCTTCGCCGACACCGCGCCCGTCGCCCGCAGCCTCGCCACGCTCCTCGACGTGGGTCTGGGCTATCTGCGACTCGGCCAGCCCGCCACGGAGTTGTCCGGCGGCGAGGCCCAACGCATCAAGCTGGCCGGCGAGTTGCAGCGGGTCCGCCGGGGGCACACCCTCTATCTCCTCGACGAACCGACGACCGGGCTGCACCCCGCCGATGTCGAGGTGCTGATGCGCCAGTTGCACGGCCTGGTCGACGCGGGACACACCGTCGTGGTCGTCGAGCACGACATGTCGGTGGTCGCGGGCGCGGACTGGGTGATCGACCTGGGTCCTGGCGGCGGGGACGCGGGCGGCCGGATCGTGGCCGCGGGCCCCCCGGCCGAGGTGGCGCGGGCGGAGGGCAGCACGACGGCTCCGTACCTCACCCGGGCACTCGCTCGGGGCCGGTAG
- a CDS encoding aldo/keto reductase — MQYVKLGSTGLDVSRICLGCMSFGLPDRGPHEWTLDAEGARPLIRRALDAGITFFDTANVYSDGTSEEIVGRALAEFARRDEIAIATKVNGAMHEGPNGRGLSRKAVMTEIDNSLRRLGTDYVDLYQIHRFDPATPVEETMEALHDVVKAGKARYIGASSMYAWQFSKAQYTARLNGWTRFVSMQNHYNLLYREEEREMLPLCADQGVGVLPWSPLARGRLTRDWDVSTERSRTDEYGKKLYQPGDREIVDAVARIAAERDVPRARIALAWLLRQSTVTAPIIGATKVGHVDDAVAALDVELSEKEIEQLEEPYTPRAISGH, encoded by the coding sequence ATGCAGTACGTGAAGCTCGGTTCGACGGGCCTGGACGTGTCCCGGATCTGCTTGGGCTGCATGAGTTTCGGGCTGCCCGACCGAGGGCCCCACGAGTGGACGCTCGACGCCGAGGGTGCCCGCCCCCTGATCCGCCGCGCGCTGGACGCCGGGATCACCTTCTTCGACACGGCGAACGTGTACTCCGACGGCACGAGCGAGGAGATCGTCGGCCGCGCGCTGGCGGAGTTCGCGCGCCGCGACGAGATCGCCATCGCCACCAAGGTGAACGGCGCGATGCACGAAGGACCCAACGGGCGTGGCCTGTCCCGCAAGGCCGTCATGACGGAGATCGACAACAGCCTGCGCCGCCTGGGCACCGACTACGTGGACCTGTACCAGATCCACCGCTTCGACCCCGCCACTCCCGTCGAGGAGACGATGGAGGCCCTGCACGACGTGGTGAAGGCGGGCAAGGCCCGTTACATCGGGGCGAGTTCGATGTACGCGTGGCAGTTCTCCAAGGCCCAGTACACGGCCCGGCTGAACGGCTGGACGCGGTTCGTGTCCATGCAGAACCACTACAACCTCCTCTATCGCGAGGAGGAGCGCGAGATGCTGCCGCTCTGCGCGGACCAGGGCGTCGGCGTACTGCCCTGGAGCCCGCTCGCCCGCGGTCGGCTCACCCGTGACTGGGACGTCAGCACCGAGCGCAGCCGCACCGACGAGTACGGCAAGAAGCTCTACCAGCCGGGCGACCGCGAGATCGTCGACGCCGTCGCCCGGATCGCCGCCGAGCGTGACGTCCCGCGTGCCCGGATCGCCCTCGCCTGGCTGCTGCGCCAAAGCACCGTGACCGCGCCCATCATCGGCGCCACCAAGGTGGGGCACGTCGACGACGCGGTGGCCGCCCTCGACGTGGAGCTCTCGGAGAAGGAGATCGAACAGCTGGAGGAGCCTTACACGCCTCGCGCGATCAGCGGGCACTGA
- a CDS encoding succinate dehydrogenase/fumarate reductase iron-sulfur subunit, whose protein sequence is MKLTLRVWRQKNADADGAMSTYEVDDISADMSFLEMLDTLNEELILKGEDPVAFDHDCREGICGACSLVINGDAHGPERTTTCQLHMRSFQDGDTIDVEPWRASAFPVVKDLVVDRSAFDRIIQAGGYVTAPTGAAPEAHATPVPKPDADFAFEHAECIGCGACVAACPNGAAMLFTSAKVNHLNVLPQGAPERETRVLDMVAQMDEEGFGGCTLAGECATACPKGIPLVSITGMNKEWLRAARKTGRR, encoded by the coding sequence ATGAAGCTCACCCTGCGCGTCTGGCGCCAGAAGAACGCCGACGCCGACGGAGCGATGTCCACGTACGAGGTGGACGACATCTCGGCCGACATGTCCTTCCTGGAGATGCTCGACACCCTCAACGAGGAACTCATCCTCAAGGGCGAGGACCCCGTCGCCTTCGACCACGACTGCCGCGAGGGCATCTGCGGCGCCTGCAGCCTGGTCATCAACGGGGACGCCCACGGACCCGAGCGCACCACCACCTGCCAGCTGCACATGCGGTCCTTCCAGGACGGCGACACCATCGACGTCGAGCCCTGGCGCGCCTCCGCCTTCCCGGTCGTCAAGGACCTCGTCGTGGACCGCTCGGCCTTCGACCGGATCATCCAGGCCGGCGGGTACGTCACCGCCCCCACCGGCGCCGCGCCCGAGGCCCACGCGACGCCCGTACCGAAGCCGGACGCCGACTTCGCGTTCGAGCACGCCGAGTGCATCGGCTGCGGTGCGTGTGTGGCCGCCTGCCCCAACGGGGCCGCGATGCTCTTCACCTCGGCCAAGGTCAACCATCTGAACGTGCTGCCGCAGGGGGCGCCCGAGCGGGAGACGCGGGTGCTGGACATGGTGGCGCAGATGGACGAGGAGGGGTTCGGGGGGTGCACGCTGGCCGGGGAGTGCGCCACCGCTTGCCCGAAGGGGATTCCGTTGGTTTCCATCACCGGGATGAACAAGGAGTGGCTGCGGGCTGCCCGTAAAACCGGGCGGCGCTAG
- a CDS encoding GNAT family N-acetyltransferase produces the protein MTGVSTLDSPPQPLAPTRYTVSLARSEADVRAAQRLRHDVFAGEMGALLTTPQPGLDIDAFDAYCDHLLVRDTLTDQVVGTYRLLPPERAAIAGRLYSEGEFDVSPLDAIRPGLVEVGRSCVHPDHRDGAVIGLIWAGIARYMVEGGHEWLAGCCSIPLADGGELAAGTWDRVQAKHLAPEEYRVRPLLPWTAEGVTRQPRTELPPLLRGYLRLGAWVCAAPAHDPDFGVADLFVLLSMRRVNPRYLRHFLSLVPA, from the coding sequence ATGACCGGCGTTTCCACCCTCGACAGCCCCCCGCAGCCCCTGGCCCCCACCCGTTACACCGTCTCCCTCGCTCGTTCCGAGGCCGACGTCCGGGCCGCGCAGCGGCTGCGGCACGACGTCTTCGCCGGGGAGATGGGCGCCCTGCTGACCACGCCGCAGCCGGGGCTCGACATCGACGCCTTCGACGCCTACTGCGATCATCTGCTGGTCCGTGACACGCTGACCGACCAGGTCGTCGGCACCTACCGCCTGCTGCCCCCGGAGCGCGCCGCGATCGCCGGCCGGCTCTACTCGGAGGGCGAGTTCGACGTGAGCCCGCTCGACGCGATCCGCCCGGGACTCGTCGAGGTCGGGCGCTCCTGCGTGCACCCCGACCACCGCGACGGCGCCGTCATCGGCCTCATCTGGGCCGGAATAGCCCGTTACATGGTCGAGGGCGGCCACGAGTGGCTCGCGGGCTGCTGCTCGATCCCGCTCGCCGACGGCGGCGAGCTCGCGGCCGGAACCTGGGACCGGGTGCAGGCCAAGCACCTGGCACCCGAGGAGTACCGGGTACGACCGCTGCTGCCGTGGACCGCGGAGGGTGTCACCCGCCAGCCCCGCACCGAACTGCCCCCGCTCCTGCGCGGCTATCTCCGGCTCGGCGCCTGGGTCTGCGCCGCACCCGCGCACGACCCGGACTTCGGGGTCGCGGACCTGTTCGTGCTGCTGTCGATGCGCCGGGTCAACCCGCGCTATCTGCGGCACTTCCTCTCGCTCGTCCCGGCCTGA
- a CDS encoding glycosyltransferase family 39 protein — protein MEDGPQTVSGRPPRELVPASPAASPEVWRWRGELKRALPALWVFAAARLSGVVMVTAWSLYLGRHPRNVLGLEWDGGWYWHIARYGYGTIVAAKSGHGVIYNDLAFFPLFPGLIHGLNTVLPIGPVNAALVISWIAAAVAAWGVYAVGELLHGRRVGLALVALWALLPHAVVLTMAYTESLMTAFAAWALYAALTHRWLTAGTLAALAGLCRPNGFTVAAAVVTAAAAHLWQRRRDGRPTVPRAWVAMLLAPVGWLGYVAWVGLRTHDLTGYFRVQSLWGSRFDFGHYTAHMFKHLIVGHDTLVVYLSAAIVLGCVLLFVLGVLDRQPLPLLVYSGILLVIALGDAHFFTSRPRLLLPAFPLLLPFALSLARARRRTVVVLLIGLAGFSLFYGTYLLTISHEAL, from the coding sequence ATGGAAGACGGCCCCCAGACGGTGAGCGGCAGACCCCCGCGGGAGCTCGTGCCCGCGTCGCCTGCCGCCTCGCCCGAGGTGTGGCGATGGCGGGGCGAACTGAAGCGGGCGCTGCCGGCGCTGTGGGTGTTCGCCGCCGCGCGGCTGTCGGGCGTGGTCATGGTGACCGCCTGGTCGCTGTACCTGGGCCGGCACCCGCGCAACGTGCTCGGTCTGGAATGGGACGGCGGCTGGTACTGGCACATCGCCCGGTACGGCTACGGCACGATCGTCGCCGCCAAGTCCGGTCACGGGGTCATCTACAACGACCTGGCGTTCTTCCCGCTCTTCCCCGGACTGATCCACGGCCTGAACACGGTCCTGCCGATCGGCCCGGTCAACGCGGCGCTCGTCATCTCCTGGATCGCCGCCGCCGTGGCGGCCTGGGGCGTGTACGCGGTCGGCGAGCTGCTGCACGGACGGCGGGTCGGGCTGGCGCTCGTGGCACTGTGGGCGCTGCTGCCGCACGCCGTGGTACTGACCATGGCGTACACCGAGTCCCTCATGACGGCCTTCGCCGCCTGGGCGCTCTACGCGGCGCTGACCCACCGCTGGCTGACCGCCGGGACGCTGGCCGCGCTGGCCGGGCTGTGCCGCCCCAACGGTTTCACCGTGGCCGCCGCCGTCGTCACGGCCGCCGCCGCCCACCTCTGGCAGCGCCGCCGCGACGGGAGACCCACCGTCCCGCGCGCCTGGGTGGCCATGCTCCTGGCGCCCGTCGGGTGGCTCGGCTACGTCGCCTGGGTGGGGCTGCGCACCCACGACCTGACCGGCTACTTCCGGGTGCAGAGTCTGTGGGGCTCACGGTTCGACTTCGGTCACTACACCGCGCACATGTTCAAGCACCTGATCGTCGGGCACGACACCCTGGTCGTCTATCTCTCCGCCGCGATCGTCCTCGGCTGCGTCCTGCTGTTCGTCCTCGGCGTCCTGGACCGACAGCCGCTGCCGCTTCTCGTGTACTCGGGGATTCTCCTCGTCATCGCCCTCGGTGATGCCCACTTCTTCACGAGCAGACCCCGACTGCTGCTGCCCGCCTTCCCCCTGCTGCTGCCGTTCGCCCTCTCTCTGGCCCGCGCCCGGCGGCGCACGGTCGTCGTCCTGCTCATCGGCCTGGCCGGTTTCTCCCTCTTCTACGGCACCTATCTGCTGACCATCTCCCACGAGGCCCTGTGA
- a CDS encoding lysophospholipid acyltransferase family protein: MSVWLPSAPCTPRACVEATGSATAVPRAVLRLAAVLVVVATGVVLLPLGGRIPAEPVRHWCRAIVRAAGVRVRITGPAVPTGGLLIVANHISWLDIPLLAAVRPARMLAKSEIRQWPVAGPLAARGGVLFIERDRLRALPDTVARIAGLLRDGAAVVAFPEGSTWCGRAQGHFRRAVFQAALDAGVPVQPVHIHYRLAGGVASTAPAFVGNDSLLASLWRVASARGLVAEVEVRPTLDPGSHPDRRELARAAQGGLHSQGARASALGHR, encoded by the coding sequence ATGAGCGTCTGGCTGCCCAGCGCGCCCTGCACCCCCAGGGCGTGCGTCGAGGCGACGGGGTCCGCCACGGCCGTACCGCGTGCCGTGCTGCGGCTCGCGGCGGTCCTGGTCGTGGTCGCCACCGGGGTCGTGCTGTTGCCGCTCGGCGGGCGGATTCCCGCCGAGCCGGTACGGCACTGGTGCCGGGCGATCGTGCGGGCCGCGGGCGTCCGCGTCCGGATCACCGGCCCCGCCGTCCCCACCGGCGGGCTGCTGATCGTCGCCAACCACATCTCCTGGCTGGACATCCCGCTCCTCGCCGCCGTCCGGCCGGCCAGGATGCTCGCCAAGTCCGAGATCCGGCAGTGGCCGGTCGCGGGACCGCTGGCCGCGCGCGGCGGCGTCCTGTTCATCGAACGCGACCGGCTGCGCGCGCTGCCGGACACGGTGGCGCGGATCGCCGGGCTGCTGCGTGACGGGGCGGCCGTCGTGGCCTTCCCGGAGGGCAGCACCTGGTGCGGCAGGGCACAGGGCCACTTCCGGCGGGCCGTCTTCCAGGCCGCGCTCGACGCGGGGGTGCCGGTCCAGCCGGTGCACATCCACTACCGGCTCGCCGGGGGAGTGGCGAGCACCGCGCCGGCCTTCGTCGGGAACGACTCGCTGCTCGCCTCCCTGTGGCGGGTGGCCTCGGCACGCGGACTGGTGGCGGAGGTCGAGGTACGGCCCACGCTCGACCCGGGCAGCCACCCGGATCGACGGGAGCTGGCCCGCGCGGCGCAAGGAGGGTTGCATTCCCAAGGGGCACGCGCGTCGGCCCTCGGCCATCGCTGA
- a CDS encoding SDR family oxidoreductase produces the protein MRVFVTGATGFIGSAVVRELLESGHQVVGLARSDTAAAALTAVGAEAHRGSLDDPDSLHEGAAAADGVIHLAFNHDFSDYVASGKLDLRAVEALGAALEGTGKPLVVTSGTLMLTMMAPGRLGTEEIAPDPGSGAPRIASESAAMALAARGVRASVVRLSPTVHGEGDKGFVPSLIDIARESGVSAFVGDGSNRWPAVHRLDAAHLFRLAVEAAPAGSILHGAAEEGVPLRDIAELIGRRLKLPTVGITTEDASRHFGFLAAAVPLDNPTSSVLTQKLLGWRPVHPALVPDLEAGHYFND, from the coding sequence ATGCGCGTATTCGTCACCGGCGCGACCGGATTCATCGGTTCCGCCGTCGTCCGTGAACTCCTCGAATCGGGGCATCAGGTCGTCGGCCTCGCCCGCTCGGACACCGCCGCCGCGGCGCTGACGGCCGTCGGCGCCGAGGCGCACCGCGGCTCTCTCGACGATCCGGACAGCCTGCACGAGGGTGCCGCCGCGGCGGACGGCGTCATCCATCTGGCCTTCAACCACGACTTCTCGGACTACGTCGCGAGCGGCAAGCTGGACCTGCGTGCCGTCGAGGCTCTCGGAGCGGCGCTCGAAGGAACCGGCAAGCCCCTCGTGGTGACCTCGGGGACCTTGATGCTCACCATGATGGCGCCGGGTCGCCTCGGGACCGAGGAGATCGCGCCCGATCCCGGGTCGGGGGCACCCCGGATCGCATCGGAGAGCGCGGCCATGGCGCTGGCCGCGCGTGGGGTGCGCGCTTCGGTCGTGCGGCTTTCACCGACCGTGCACGGCGAGGGCGACAAGGGCTTCGTCCCGAGCCTGATCGACATCGCCCGCGAGAGTGGCGTGTCGGCCTTCGTCGGCGACGGATCGAACCGCTGGCCCGCCGTGCACCGGCTCGATGCGGCGCACCTGTTCCGGCTGGCGGTGGAAGCCGCCCCGGCCGGCTCGATCCTGCACGGGGCCGCCGAAGAGGGCGTGCCCCTGCGTGACATCGCCGAGCTCATCGGCCGCCGGTTGAAGCTGCCGACCGTCGGGATCACCACCGAGGACGCGAGCCGGCATTTCGGCTTCCTCGCCGCCGCCGTGCCCCTCGACAACCCGACCTCGAGCGTCCTGACCCAGAAGCTGCTCGGATGGCGTCCCGTGCACCCCGCACTCGTCCCGGACCTCGAAGCAGGCCACTACTTCAACGACTGA